A single region of the Salvia miltiorrhiza cultivar Shanhuang (shh) chromosome 8, IMPLAD_Smil_shh, whole genome shotgun sequence genome encodes:
- the LOC130997561 gene encoding kinesin-like protein KIN-10C, with product MATQPQNRCVTPTQLQTPAKDRHNPTSIAQVRVIVRLRPFLSHEVSSRNEHPISCVSLHTSSSNEVSVLLKDQETSRNECYSLDGFFGQDDNNLSQIFEREVKPLIPALFQGYNATVFAYGATGSGKTYTMQGSEVLPGIMHLAVASILSESKCMGSSIAVSYYEIYLDRCYDLLDPKEKEIMILDDKDGLMHLKGLAQIEVNSIDKFHEIFDSALQRRKVACTGHNDVSSRSHGVLVITVSTPSHESMRNNVTGKLNLIDLAGNEDNRRVCNEGIRLQESTKINQSLFALSNVIYALNNSKPRVPYRDSKLTRILQDSLGGTSRALMVACLNPGEYQECVHTVSLAARSRQVSNFVCPTHKKANSSMKVDMEAKLQAWLASKGKTKGGQRIYSSPFHARSPCSVKPIRNLFNGGVHSDYKREVQNLAAAETNQEKLPVPVVSVDASKSNPADDLRSGRETTANKCVNAISLSPANEKIGALQKPHREVLSPIHSNIESSNFVSSDPKTPKLRAVTCDGENSIDEYGTPLDKITARSSSLKASLLQDYIEFLNAASREELMELKGIGQKMADYIIELRETSPLKSLGDLEKIGLSSKQVHNMFGRAARGLLENLIHNA from the exons ATGGCTACTCAACCACAAAATCGATGCGTCACACCAACTCAACTACAAACCCCAGCCAAGGATCGTCACAATCCCACCTCAATTGCCCAGGTCAGAGTGATCGTACGACTCCGGCCCTTTCTCTCTCATGAAGTTTCTTCGAGAAATGAACACCCCATCTCCTGCGTCTCTCTCCACACCTCTTCCTCAAATGAAGTCTCTGTTCTTCTCAAAGATCAAGAAACCAG TCGAAATGAGTGCTACAGTTTGGACGGCTTTTTCGGGCAGGACGACAACAATTTGAGCCAGATTTTCGAGAGGGAAGTGAAGCCTTTGATTCCAGCATTATTTCAGGGCTATAACGCCACCGTCTTTGCTTACGGTGCCACCGGTAGCGGGAAGACGTATACGATGCAG GGGAGCGAGGTGCTGCCTGGTATAATGCATCTTGCAGTTGCGAGCATATTGTCTGAGAGCAAGTGTATGGGAAGTAGCATTGCAGTATCGTACTATGAGATATACTTGGACAGATGTTATGATCTATTAGATCCTAAAGAAAAGGAGATCATGATCTTGGATGACAAGGATGGACTGATGCATCTGAAGGGACTGGCTCAAATTGAAGTGAACTCAATCGACAAGTTTCATGAGATTTTCGACTCTGCACTCCAAAGACGAAAAGTTGCATGCACGGGTCACAATGATGTATCAAGCCGTAGCCATGGCGTGCTAGTGATTACTGTATCCACCCCTTCCCATGAATCAATGAGAAATAATGTCACTGGAAAACTTAACCTCATTGATTTAGCAG GTAATGAAGACAACAGGAGAGTTTGCAATGAAGGAATTCGACTTCAAGAGAGCACTAAGATCAACCAGTCACTTTTTGCACTGTCTAATGTGATTTATGCACTCAATAACAGCAAACCAAGAGTGCCATATAGAGATAGCAAATTGACACGCATATTGCAGGATTCTCTTGGAGGAACAAGCCGTGCCCTTATGGTGGCTTGTCTG AATCCAGGAGAGTACCAAGAATGTGTTCATACAGTTAGCTTGGCCGCAAGGTCTCGCCAAGTTTCCAATTTTGTATGTCCTACTCACAAAAAGGCCAATTCAAGCATGAAAGTTGACATGGAGGCAAAGCTCCAGGCATGGCTAGCATCGAAAGGCAAAACGAAAGGTGGTCAGAGGATATACAGTTCTCCGTTTCACGCTAGAAGTCCTTGTTCAGTGAAACCTATAAGGAATCTATTTAATGGTGGAGTTCACAGTGATTATAAAAGGGAG GTTCAAAACCTTGCTGCTGCAGAAACTAACCAAGAAAAGCTTCCTGTACCAGTAGTTTCTGTAGATGCATCGAAATCAAATCCTGCTG ATGATTTACGATCTGGGAGGGAAACAACAGCAAACAAATGTGTCAATGCCATTAGCCTGTCACCGGCAAATGAGAAAATCGGAGCACTTCAGAAGCCCCATCGGGAGGTCCTCTCACCAATTCACTCCAACATTGAGAGCTCGAATTTTGTTTCTTCGGATCCAAAGACTCCTAAATTACGTGCAGTAACATGTGATGGAGAAAATAGCATCGATGAGTATGGCACCCCACTTGATAAAATTACTGCTCGGAGCTCCAGCTTAAAG GCATCTCTTCTCCAGGATTACATAGAATTCTTAAATGCAGCTAGCAG AGAGGAGCTAATGGAGCTAAAG GGTATTGGGCAAAAGATGGCTGATTACATCATTGAGCTGAGGGAAACAAGCCCTTTAAAATCT CTAGGCGACCTCGAGAAGATAGGCCTTTCCTCAAAGCAG gtGCATAACATGTTTGGAAGGGCTGCAAGAGGACTACTTGAGAATCTCATACACAACGCCTAG
- the LOC130997562 gene encoding metallothionein-like protein type 2: protein MSCCSGNCGCGSSCKCGNGCTGCGMYPDLSYSEASGAAETLVLGVAPQKTYFEGSEMGMGEDENGCKCGANCTCDPCNCK from the exons ATGTCTTGCTGCTCTGGAAACTGTGGTTGCGGATCCAGCTGCAAGTGCGGCAATGGCTGCACAGG TTGCGGCATGTACCCGGACTTGAGCTACTCAGAGGCTTCCGGCGCCGCCGAAACCCTCGTGCTCGGCGTTGCTCCTCAGAAGAC ATACTTTGAGGGATCGGAGATGGGTATGGGCGAGGACGAGAACGGGTGCAAGTGCGGAGCTAACTGCACCTGCGATCCGTGCAACTGCAAGTGA